One genomic segment of Fusobacterium nucleatum includes these proteins:
- a CDS encoding type II secretion system protein GspD yields MKKFTLIIFLILNIFIFPAALNRDIDIIDMPLHEVLAVLSKETGKNLICSKEAKDIVIDTYFNKGEDVNSVLQFLAESYDLSMKKENNTTIFILQSEKNTKKAKIIGKVTSNNMALKNAKIELKDLNKMVYTDSSGNFIIDNIPKDVYVCKISKKGYEERGEIIDTVKSINVLNVDLKENQNNYESKDISDDLSNSNFYEIDGKFYYTKTFSLFNVSPDEVSRILHETFGENIKVSTLSKVNKLVVSAERDILENAISIIEDIDKNPKQVKITSQILDISNNLFEELGFDWVYKQNVESQERNSLTAMILGKAGLNGVGSTVNIVRQFHNKSDVLSVGINLLEATNDLVVSSVPTLMIASGEEGEFKVTEEVVVGIKTHREDKKDRYSEPVFKEAGLIMKVKPFIKDNDYIILEISLELSDFKFKKNVLNLKDINSGTYNSEGGSKVGRGLTTKVRVKNGDTILLGGLKKSIRQNIESKIPILGDIPIISFFFKNTTKKNENSDMYIKLKVEIDE; encoded by the coding sequence ATGAAAAAATTTACTTTAATCATATTTTTAATTTTAAATATCTTTATATTTCCAGCTGCTTTAAATCGTGATATAGATATTATTGATATGCCTTTGCACGAAGTTTTAGCAGTTTTATCTAAGGAAACGGGAAAAAATTTAATTTGTTCCAAAGAAGCCAAAGATATTGTAATAGATACCTATTTCAACAAAGGAGAAGATGTAAACTCAGTTCTACAATTTCTTGCTGAAAGCTATGATTTATCAATGAAAAAAGAAAATAATACTACAATTTTTATATTACAAAGTGAGAAAAATACTAAGAAAGCTAAAATTATTGGAAAAGTAACTTCAAATAATATGGCTTTAAAAAATGCAAAGATAGAATTAAAAGACTTGAATAAGATGGTTTATACAGATAGTAGTGGGAATTTTATTATTGATAATATACCAAAAGATGTGTATGTTTGTAAAATTTCAAAGAAAGGTTATGAAGAAAGAGGGGAAATAATAGATACTGTAAAATCAATTAATGTATTAAATGTTGATTTAAAAGAAAATCAAAATAATTATGAGAGTAAAGATATTTCTGATGATTTATCAAATTCAAATTTTTATGAAATAGATGGGAAATTTTACTATACAAAAACTTTTTCTCTATTCAATGTTTCACCAGATGAAGTTTCAAGAATTTTACATGAAACATTTGGAGAAAATATAAAGGTGAGTACTTTAAGTAAAGTAAATAAATTGGTTGTAAGTGCAGAAAGAGATATTTTAGAGAATGCTATATCTATAATAGAGGATATAGACAAAAATCCAAAGCAAGTAAAAATAACTTCTCAAATTTTAGATATATCAAATAATTTATTTGAAGAGTTGGGCTTTGACTGGGTATATAAGCAAAATGTTGAAAGTCAAGAAAGAAATAGTCTGACAGCAATGATTTTAGGTAAGGCAGGATTAAATGGTGTAGGAAGCACTGTAAATATAGTAAGACAATTCCATAATAAAAGTGATGTGTTGAGTGTAGGAATAAATTTATTGGAAGCAACCAATGATTTAGTTGTAAGTTCAGTCCCTACTCTTATGATAGCAAGTGGAGAAGAGGGAGAGTTTAAAGTAACAGAGGAAGTTGTTGTTGGAATTAAAACTCATAGAGAGGATAAAAAGGATAGATATAGTGAACCTGTTTTCAAGGAAGCAGGATTAATAATGAAAGTTAAACCTTTTATTAAAGATAATGATTATATAATTTTAGAAATTAGCTTAGAATTGAGTGATTTTAAATTCAAGAAAAATGTTTTAAATTTGAAAGATATAAATTCTGGAACATATAATTCAGAGGGAGGTTCTAAGGTTGGTAGAGGACTTACAACAAAGGTTAGAGTCAAGAATGGAGATACCATTTTATTAGGAGGCTTAAAGAAATCTATTCGGCAAAATATAGAAAGTAAAATTCCAATTTTAGGAGATATTCCTATAATAAGTTTCTTTTTTAAAAATACTACTAAAAAAAATGAGAACTCTGATATGTACATAAAACTTAAAGTTGAGATAGATGAATAA
- a CDS encoding AAA family ATPase: MKKGIGVGIEDFKKIIEEDCYYFDKTNYIEELLKDKTVIKLFTRPRRFGKTLNMTTLKYFFDIKNAEENRKLFKDLYIEKSEYFKEQGQYPVIFITLKDFKKNTWEEMNFEIKELLRNLYDEFNFIRDTLSISDLREFDKIWLKEEDANYDSSLLNLTKYLYNYYKKEVVLLIDEYDNPLIVANQNGYYKEAINFYRNLYSSALKTNSNLKMGVLTGIVQVAKEGIFSGLNNVITYNILGNDFETFFGLSEEEVENSLKYFELEYEIEEVKRWYDGYKFGDIEVYNPWSIINYLRIKKLQAYWVNTSDNALIYDSLKNSTVDVFNNLQTLFEGKEIKKEISPFFTFEELSKFDGIWQLMVYNGYLKISEKLSNDEYMIKIPNYEIQTFFKKGFIDKFLVSGNYFNPMMDALLDGDIEEFERRLQNIFLVNTSFYDLKGEKVYHSLFLGMLIWLRNKYEVKSNGERGHGRYDAMLIPLDKVKPAYVFEFKVSKTIKGLTAKAEEALEQIKEKQYDAGLKEKGISKIYRIGIAFKGKNVKVKYEI, translated from the coding sequence ATGAAAAAGGGAATAGGAGTAGGAATAGAAGATTTTAAAAAAATAATAGAAGAAGATTGTTATTATTTTGATAAAACTAATTATATAGAAGAACTTTTAAAAGATAAAACAGTAATAAAATTATTTACTCGCCCTAGAAGATTTGGGAAGACATTGAATATGACAACATTAAAATATTTTTTTGATATAAAAAATGCAGAAGAAAATAGAAAGCTATTTAAAGATTTATATATAGAAAAGTCAGAGTATTTTAAAGAACAAGGACAATATCCAGTTATTTTCATTACATTAAAAGATTTTAAAAAGAATACTTGGGAAGAAATGAATTTTGAAATTAAAGAATTACTTAGAAATTTATATGATGAATTTAATTTTATCAGAGATACTTTAAGTATAAGTGATTTAAGAGAATTTGATAAGATTTGGCTAAAGGAAGAAGATGCAAACTATGATAGTTCTTTACTAAATCTTACAAAATATTTATATAATTATTATAAAAAAGAAGTAGTTTTATTAATAGATGAATATGATAATCCATTGATAGTTGCTAATCAAAATGGGTACTATAAGGAAGCAATAAACTTTTATAGAAATTTATATAGTTCAGCTTTAAAAACTAATTCAAATTTAAAAATGGGAGTATTGACTGGTATAGTACAAGTAGCAAAAGAAGGGATATTCTCAGGGTTAAATAATGTGATAACTTACAACATACTAGGAAATGATTTTGAAACTTTTTTTGGTTTAAGTGAGGAAGAAGTAGAAAACTCTTTAAAATATTTTGAGTTAGAATATGAAATAGAAGAAGTTAAAAGATGGTATGATGGCTATAAGTTTGGGGATATAGAAGTATATAATCCTTGGTCTATAATAAATTATCTTAGAATAAAAAAATTGCAAGCATACTGGGTAAATACCTCAGATAATGCATTAATTTATGATAGTTTAAAAAATTCAACAGTAGATGTATTTAATAATTTACAAACTTTATTTGAAGGAAAAGAAATAAAGAAAGAGATAAGTCCATTTTTTACTTTTGAAGAATTATCAAAATTTGATGGAATATGGCAGTTAATGGTATATAATGGCTATCTGAAAATAAGTGAAAAGCTATCCAATGATGAATATATGATAAAAATACCAAACTATGAAATACAGACATTTTTTAAAAAAGGTTTTATAGATAAATTTTTAGTGAGTGGAAATTATTTTAATCCAATGATGGATGCATTGTTAGATGGAGACATAGAAGAATTTGAAAGAAGACTACAAAATATCTTTTTAGTAAATACAAGTTTTTATGATTTAAAAGGAGAAAAAGTATATCATTCTTTATTTTTAGGAATGCTAATTTGGTTAAGAAATAAATATGAAGTGAAATCAAATGGAGAAAGAGGACATGGAAGATATGATGCAATGTTAATACCTCTTGATAAAGTGAAACCAGCCTATGTATTTGAATTTAAAGTATCAAAGACAATAAAGGGATTAACTGCAAAGGCAGAGGAAGCCTTAGAACAAATAAAAGAAAAGCAATATGATGCAGGATTAAAAGAAAAAGGAATATCTAAGATATATAGAATAGGAATAGCATTTAAAGGTAAGAATGTGAAGGTAAAATACGAAATCTAA
- a CDS encoding PepSY domain-containing protein: MKKLLIVVAIVLGSIGFSTSILAAQTTVENPKITSEQAKEIALKQSKNGKFKEIELKHKNGVLVYEVEIAEGFMDREFLIDANTGEILRDKKDF, encoded by the coding sequence ATGAAAAAATTATTAATAGTGGTGGCAATAGTTTTAGGAAGTATAGGTTTTTCAACAAGTATTTTAGCTGCTCAAACAACAGTAGAAAATCCAAAAATAACTTCTGAGCAAGCAAAGGAAATAGCATTAAAACAGTCTAAAAATGGAAAATTTAAAGAAATAGAATTAAAGCATAAAAATGGAGTATTAGTATATGAAGTAGAAATTGCAGAAGGATTTATGGATAGAGAATTCCTTATAGATGCAAATACAGGAGAAATTTTAAGAGATAAAAAAGATTTCTAA
- a CDS encoding YoaK family protein has protein sequence MDKQKFKNFFDNKEEFAPNERLWLFCMLMLIAGFWGGFTYSLRGRVFVNAQTGNLVFLSLGIASWDTALIKNALATFLAYFCGIITAEFISKEINKISFLIWERILLFFSLIVTICLGFIPETAPFEFTNFSIAFTAAMQFNTFEKAHGMGMATPFCTNHVKQASANFVRFLKTRDNNKLRISLSHLSMILSFVTGATLSIFLGKFFLGKAIWFSSIFIVITLYFFSKSLKTYKAKKLK, from the coding sequence ATGGATAAACAAAAATTTAAAAATTTTTTTGATAATAAAGAAGAGTTTGCCCCAAATGAAAGACTTTGGCTTTTTTGTATGTTAATGTTAATTGCAGGGTTTTGGGGTGGTTTTACTTATTCATTAAGAGGAAGGGTTTTTGTAAATGCTCAAACTGGTAACTTAGTATTTTTATCATTAGGTATTGCTTCTTGGGATACCGCTTTAATAAAAAACGCTCTTGCCACATTTTTAGCTTACTTCTGTGGAATAATTACAGCTGAATTTATTTCAAAAGAAATCAACAAAATCTCTTTTCTTATTTGGGAAAGAATTTTACTATTTTTTAGCCTTATTGTAACTATATGTTTAGGTTTTATCCCTGAAACTGCTCCTTTTGAATTTACAAATTTTAGTATAGCTTTTACTGCTGCAATGCAATTTAATACCTTTGAAAAAGCTCATGGAATGGGAATGGCTACTCCATTTTGTACTAACCATGTAAAACAAGCTTCTGCTAACTTTGTTAGATTTTTAAAAACAAGAGACAATAATAAATTAAGAATTTCTTTAAGTCATTTGAGTATGATATTATCCTTTGTTACTGGTGCAACATTATCAATATTTTTAGGAAAATTCTTCTTAGGAAAGGCTATTTGGTTTTCTTCAATCTTTATAGTTATAACCTTATATTTCTTTTCAAAATCTTTAAAAACTTATAAAGCTAAAAAATTAAAATAG
- a CDS encoding formate--tetrahydrofolate ligase, whose product MTDIQIAQAAKKENIVEIAKKLGLTEDDIEQYGKYKAKVNLDVLQKSKRPNGKLILVTAITPTPAGEGKSTVTIGLTQALNKMGKLSAAAIREPSLGPVFGMKGGAAGGGYAQVVPMEDINLHFTGDMHAIGIAHNLISACIDNHINSGNALGIDITKITWKRVVDMNDRALRNIVIGLGGKANGYPRQDSFQITVGSEIMAILCLSNSITELKEKIKNIVIGTSVTGKLIKVGDFHIEGAVAALLKDAIKPNLVQTLENTPVFIHGGPFANIAHGCNSILATKMALKLTDYVVTEAGFAADLGAEKFIDIKCRLGGLKPDCAVIVATVRALEHHGKGDLKAGLENLDKHIDNIKNKYKLPLVVAINKFITDTDEQINMIEKFCNERGAEVSLCEVWAKGGEGGLDLAEKVLKAIDNNKTEFDYFYDINLTIKEKIEKICKEIYGADGVIFAPATKKVFDVIEAEGLNKLPVCMSKTQKSISDNPALLGKPTGFKVTINDLRLAVGAGFVIAMAGDIIDMPGLPKKPSAEVIDIDENGVISGLF is encoded by the coding sequence ATGACTGATATTCAAATTGCACAAGCAGCTAAAAAGGAAAACATTGTAGAAATCGCTAAAAAATTAGGATTGACAGAGGACGATATAGAACAATATGGAAAATATAAAGCTAAAGTTAATTTAGATGTTCTTCAAAAAAGTAAGAGACCTAATGGTAAATTAATTTTAGTAACAGCAATAACGCCTACTCCAGCTGGGGAAGGAAAATCAACTGTAACTATCGGACTTACACAAGCTTTAAATAAAATGGGTAAATTATCAGCAGCAGCAATAAGAGAACCATCTTTAGGACCAGTTTTTGGAATGAAAGGTGGAGCAGCAGGTGGAGGATATGCACAAGTTGTTCCTATGGAAGATATAAACTTACATTTCACTGGTGATATGCATGCAATAGGTATAGCTCATAACTTAATCTCTGCTTGTATAGATAACCATATTAATTCTGGAAATGCTTTAGGAATTGATATAACTAAAATAACTTGGAAAAGAGTTGTGGATATGAATGACAGAGCTCTTAGAAATATAGTTATTGGACTTGGAGGAAAAGCTAATGGATATCCAAGACAAGATTCTTTCCAAATCACAGTTGGATCTGAAATAATGGCAATACTTTGCTTATCTAATTCAATAACTGAATTAAAAGAAAAAATTAAAAATATAGTTATTGGAACATCAGTAACTGGAAAATTAATAAAAGTTGGAGATTTTCATATAGAAGGAGCAGTTGCTGCACTTCTTAAAGATGCGATAAAACCTAACTTAGTTCAAACATTAGAAAATACTCCAGTATTTATCCACGGAGGACCTTTCGCTAATATAGCTCATGGATGTAACTCAATACTTGCTACAAAAATGGCATTAAAATTAACTGACTATGTTGTTACAGAAGCAGGATTTGCTGCTGACTTAGGAGCAGAAAAATTCATAGATATCAAATGTAGACTTGGTGGATTAAAACCTGATTGTGCTGTTATAGTTGCAACAGTTAGAGCTTTAGAACATCATGGAAAAGGGGACTTAAAAGCAGGATTAGAAAACTTAGATAAACATATAGACAATATTAAAAATAAATATAAATTACCATTAGTTGTTGCAATCAACAAATTTATAACGGACACTGATGAACAAATTAATATGATAGAAAAATTCTGTAATGAAAGAGGAGCAGAAGTTTCTCTATGTGAAGTTTGGGCAAAAGGTGGAGAAGGTGGACTAGACCTTGCAGAAAAAGTTTTAAAAGCAATAGATAATAATAAAACTGAATTTGATTATTTCTATGATATAAACTTAACTATTAAAGAAAAAATAGAAAAAATCTGTAAAGAAATTTATGGAGCAGATGGAGTTATATTTGCACCTGCAACTAAAAAAGTATTTGATGTAATAGAAGCTGAAGGATTAAATAAACTTCCAGTATGTATGTCAAAAACTCAAAAATCAATTTCTGATAATCCAGCATTATTAGGAAAACCTACTGGATTTAAAGTAACTATAAATGATTTACGTCTAGCTGTTGGAGCAGGATTTGTTATAGCTATGGCAGGAGATATCATAGATATGCCAGGATTACCTAAGAAACCATCAGCAGAAGTAATTGATATTGATGAAAATGGAGTTATCTCTGGATTATTCTAA
- the nhaC gene encoding Na+/H+ antiporter NhaC: MLKKGKVKPSLFVAVLPFIFLIVVMLIGNIVYGAPAQLPLILGIAFTCILGHFLGYSYQEIEDSMIETNKMGLQANFIMLIVGCLIGSWIIGGVVPGMIYYGLKLFTPRIFLIILPIMCAIISVSTGSAWTTAGTMGTAAMGIGVGMGIPAPLVAGAVVTGASFGDKLSPLSDSTNLAAATAEAGLFDHVRHMLKTTIPSFLIALLIYAFLGRHFGSANINSEAIESITATLASNFKITPLIFIPPIIIIVIIFLKVPPVPGMLIGTLAGVGMCFYQGVDLQTILVALYEGPSIETGNAVVDKLLNRGGMLFMMETISLVICALAFGGAIKSIGCIDTIIETVLKHLRRRGSIITSNVLMCILCNFAAADQYMSIVIPGQMYKKVYKKLNLAPENLSRTLEDAGTLTSGLVPWSTCGAVYLATLGVSAFQYGRFHILGLVNPIVAIIYAYLLIFLNPLDKSKPIKDRLTDEDLKEL, translated from the coding sequence ATGTTAAAAAAAGGAAAAGTTAAACCGTCACTCTTTGTAGCAGTATTGCCATTTATTTTTCTAATTGTAGTTATGCTAATAGGTAATATAGTTTATGGTGCTCCAGCACAACTTCCATTAATTTTAGGAATAGCATTTACCTGCATATTAGGACATTTTTTAGGCTACTCCTATCAAGAAATTGAAGATTCTATGATAGAAACCAATAAAATGGGCTTACAAGCTAATTTTATTATGTTGATTGTAGGTTGTTTGATTGGTTCTTGGATAATAGGTGGGGTTGTTCCAGGCATGATATATTATGGCTTAAAATTATTTACACCTAGAATATTTTTAATTATTTTACCTATAATGTGTGCAATAATCAGTGTTTCTACTGGTAGTGCATGGACAACAGCTGGGACAATGGGAACAGCTGCTATGGGAATTGGGGTAGGAATGGGTATCCCTGCACCATTAGTTGCAGGTGCTGTTGTAACTGGTGCTTCTTTTGGAGATAAATTATCACCACTTTCTGATAGTACAAATCTTGCAGCTGCTACAGCAGAAGCAGGATTATTTGATCATGTAAGACACATGTTAAAAACAACTATTCCAAGTTTTTTAATAGCTTTACTTATATATGCTTTTTTAGGAAGACATTTTGGAAGTGCTAATATAAATAGTGAGGCAATAGAAAGTATAACAGCAACATTAGCTAGTAATTTTAAAATTACTCCTTTAATATTTATTCCACCAATTATAATAATCGTTATTATATTTTTAAAAGTTCCTCCTGTTCCAGGAATGTTAATTGGGACTCTTGCAGGTGTAGGAATGTGTTTTTATCAAGGTGTAGATTTACAAACTATACTTGTTGCATTATATGAAGGTCCTAGTATAGAAACTGGAAATGCAGTTGTTGATAAATTATTAAATAGAGGTGGAATGCTTTTCATGATGGAAACTATCTCACTTGTTATATGTGCCTTAGCATTTGGAGGCGCTATAAAATCAATAGGATGTATTGATACAATAATAGAAACTGTTTTAAAACATTTAAGAAGAAGAGGGTCTATCATTACTTCAAATGTTCTTATGTGTATCTTATGTAACTTCGCAGCAGCAGATCAATATATGTCAATAGTTATCCCAGGACAAATGTATAAGAAAGTCTATAAAAAATTAAATCTAGCACCTGAAAATCTATCAAGAACTCTTGAAGATGCTGGAACCTTAACATCAGGACTTGTTCCTTGGTCTACTTGTGGGGCTGTTTATTTAGCAACCTTAGGTGTAAGTGCTTTTCAATATGGAAGATTCCATATTTTAGGTTTAGTAAATCCAATAGTAGCTATAATTTATGCTTATCTTTTGATTTTCTTAAACCCTCTTGATAAGTCTAAACCAATAAAAGATAGACTGACAGATGAAGACTTAAAAGAATTATAA
- a CDS encoding phosphoribosyltransferase family protein — MKTYTLHVAGLTRELPIIKLSYDLSIASFVILGDTEIVKKTAPMIAKKLPEVDFVVTAEAKGIPLAYEISKVLNLDEYIVARKSVKAYMEEPIEVELHSITTTDSQKLYLNSLDAEKIKGKRVALVDDVISTGQSLKALERLVEKAGGKVVAKAAILAEGDAKNRKDIIFLEALPTF, encoded by the coding sequence ATGAAAACTTACACTTTACATGTTGCTGGATTGACAAGAGAATTACCTATAATAAAACTTTCTTATGATTTATCAATAGCTAGTTTCGTTATCTTAGGGGACACTGAAATTGTTAAAAAGACTGCTCCTATGATAGCTAAAAAATTACCAGAAGTTGATTTTGTGGTAACTGCTGAGGCAAAAGGTATTCCATTGGCTTATGAAATCTCTAAAGTTTTAAATCTAGATGAATATATTGTTGCTAGAAAAAGTGTAAAGGCATATATGGAAGAACCTATTGAAGTTGAACTTCATTCTATAACAACTACTGACTCACAAAAATTATATTTAAACAGTCTAGATGCTGAAAAAATTAAAGGAAAAAGAGTTGCATTAGTTGATGATGTCATTTCAACTGGCCAATCTTTAAAAGCACTTGAAAGATTAGTAGAAAAAGCTGGTGGAAAGGTTGTGGCAAAGGCTGCTATACTTGCGGAAGGAGATGCTAAGAATAGAAAAGATATTATTTTCCTTGAAGCATTACCAACATTCTAA